AGTATCGACCACAACTGGTGACTCAACAACTGGAGGTTCCACTACAACTGGTGGCTCGACTACAACTAGAGGTTCAACAACAGCTGGTGGATCAACAACAACTGGAGGTTCCACAACAACTGGTGTTTCGACTACAACTGGTGGTTCAAGTACAACTGGAGGATCAACAACAACTGGGGATCAACTACAACTGGAGGTTCCACAACAACAGGAGGTTCCACTACAACTGGAGGATCAACAACAGCTAGGGGATCAACTACAACTGGTGGCTTGAGCACAACTGGAGGTTCAACAACTACTGGGGGATCAACAACAACTGAAGGTTCGACCACAACTGGAGGATCAACCATAACTGGTGGTTCGACTACAACAGGAGGCTCCACTACAACTGGAGGATCAACCACAACAGGTGGCTTGACTACAACTGGAGGATCACCACAACTGGGGATCAACTACAACTGGAGGATCCACAACTGGAAGTTCAATAATATCTGGTGGATCAACAACAACTGGAGGATCGACCACAACTGGGGGATCAACTACAGCAGGCTCTACTACAACTGGAGGATCGACCACAACAGGAGGCTCCACAACCGGAGAATCAACCACAACTGGTGGTTCGACTACAACAGGAGGTTCCACAACAACTGGAGGTTCACCAACATCTGCTGGATCAACAACGACTGGAGGTTTGACAATTACTGGAGGTTCCACAACAACTGGAGGGTCAACAACTACTGGAGGTTCTACAACAACTGTTGGTTTGACTACAGCAGGAGGTTCAACAACAACTGCTGGATCAAGTACAAGTGGAGGATTGACCACAACTGGGGGATCAATCACAACGGGGGGGTTAACAATCACAACTACAAGCACTCCTGAAAAGAAAGTAGTAGCTCTTAAAGCAACCACTAATAAACCATATCAAGAAAGTTACGGCAATCCAAACAGCACTGCTTTTAAGGAACTTGCAAGTCAGCTTGTAACAATGGTGAGTACTATGTTGAAATGGTCccattatttttatcattattcttTGAAGTTGCTGTTAACATGTTATGTAACGTATTTAATTTGgaaatctttcattttcctttcttcCCACAGTTTGATGAGATCATGTCAAGTAAATATGGCATGTTATTCATCAATTCATTTGTCATAGAGTTAAGGTAAGATACTAATTGTGGAGGGGTGGGGTGTTGGGGGTTTGGCAGTCATAAAAAGGTTTAATGTGAATCATGATCAAAATGTTGGAATTTATATATGTGAGGATAATTTGATTGggatacatgtttgttttaaaggagagTAGTTACGAGAACTCGAGCAGACTCTACGGAAGCAGAGATGGGGCTTATATTCAACCAAACTGCTGCAACTACAGAAACAGAAATCCCCAACCCCAGTAATGTTGTTGAAACATTAAAAGATGCTGTGACAAACACCACTAACAACTTCTCCATCAATATTGATCCCACCACCATTGCAGCAGTTGGTAAgtaaaaaacaaagcattaacaACATGAGTTGTTGTTGCAGGATCATTTccaatacaaaaaacacatttcatctgGAAAACAGTCCAAAACAAGTTATACATCTTATCATAATTAAGCATGGAGATCACAGGGTTGTTTTCATTCCCAACTGCCAACTGTCCCGTATTAACCGGGACGGCCCATATATTGGGCCTGATTTATTTGTCCCGTACGTGCCCTCTCTTGTGCCGTTTCTTGACTGGTACACTGATCTGACCACTGAATGatacaacaacagcagcagcattatgaCAAATGCCTTAAAACAATACACTATATATTCACACAAAACCATACTTGACACATTTTGTCCCTTATTTCATAGTGACATAGTTGGCAACCCTAAATATAGTATACACTTAATATGCTGTGATGTATcaacaatatcaatatcaacaatgtattttctcaatttatcctcatatttgtgtttttacaaaaacaacagaacccAATCTTACAACAGCTGCTGTAGTGACTACAACTGGCGTAGTGACTACAACTGGCGTAGTGACTACAACTGGCGTAGTGACTACAAACGGTGGTTCAGCAACAGGTGGATTGACTACGACTGATGAAGCAATCACATTAAGACAGTTGACTTTCAGATCAGTTGGAGAGACATTTACAAGTGACTTGGAGAACCCATTATCTGCAGCTTTTACAAGCCGAGCATCACTGATTACGTCAATAGTAAGTCTCTCTCAGAAACTAACTTAgaacatgttttaatattttttaataatttaagtatttcaaatatatatatggtaacactttagattagggaacacatattcaccattaactaggtgcttactaacatgcatataggtagcataccagacctttattagtaattattaagaaCGTAGTAACAccttaatgtaatgtaatttaattgtatttattttcacgTAATAGCATATAATATATTTAGGATAGGATAATTATTTCcacataaatatgtacataaatacatacataataatgtggatgtgcaaacacatttaatttagcATTTCAGGGTTTGCTAAATGTGTTGGCTTGTTGgcagtttatttcaaataactgttttcaaattaaaaataataaattgggTGGTCGACCGATAGAATAAAATACTGACAGCTGGTTTGCTTGTATTTTTGCAGATTACACCTTTCTACAAGAGAGCATTTACATCATTCCGCTACCTCACTGTGGTTTCATTTAGGTAATTTGCAATTATGCAGTTGGAATCTTAAGAACATTTGTCatgaattaataattaaaacaggcttttaaaactgttttttaaatattgtttgcaGTAATGGATCCATCATCAACAACTGTAATGCTGGCT
The nucleotide sequence above comes from Solea senegalensis isolate Sse05_10M linkage group LG3, IFAPA_SoseM_1, whole genome shotgun sequence. Encoded proteins:
- the LOC122766218 gene encoding uncharacterized protein LOC122766218; the protein is MFDEIMSSKYGMLFINSFVIELRRVVTRTRADSTEAEMGLIFNQTAATTETEIPNPSNVVETLKDAVTNTTNNFSINIDPTTIAAVEPNLTTAAVVTTTGVVTTTGVVTTTGVVTTNGGSATGGLTTTDEAITLRQLTFRSVGETFTSDLENPLSAAFTSRASLITSIITPFYKRAFTSFRYLTVVSFSNGSIINNCNAGFASSSVPNDNQIAMVLINAAPDVTAFNIDTSSISIDGTQVSSGISHKTSLITASFLVLTSWLLARQQ